The following are encoded together in the Geobacter sulfurreducens PCA genome:
- a CDS encoding MFS transporter yields MTKRWRIFAVFAVMYLVAYFYRVSMAVIARDLAADLVLDASRIGMLSGALFYAFALAQIPLGPLLDRFGGRIVVSLAGLVTVAGSITFALAPGYGALLAGRILIGMGTACVLMGALKVFTNWFTSREYATISGLIIAVGNVGNLCATAPLALAVSLGGWRSPFLVVGALQLGLTLLLFRVVRDRPIADGIAEEEPLLAATHRPVGALAGWGLVFSRPSFWLLALLSFFWYAGYMALQGLWGGPWLMEVMGLSRQGAGNLLLLTSVGFMTGCLFIGQVTDRLLKSRKWTLVAGQSLLLFLLLVLTLGPAEQVPRWLLAAFFFAAGLAVSSGVAIYPMIREMFPSTLSATATTALNFFVLTGAAVVQQVMGFIIGRFPRGPMGYPAEAYHAAFLVPVTGLAVAVTLFLFARDTSPR; encoded by the coding sequence ATGACGAAACGTTGGCGGATATTTGCCGTATTTGCGGTTATGTATCTGGTCGCCTATTTCTACCGGGTATCCATGGCGGTCATTGCCCGTGACCTGGCAGCCGATCTCGTCTTGGACGCCTCCCGGATCGGGATGCTCTCGGGGGCGCTCTTCTACGCCTTCGCCCTGGCCCAGATACCGCTCGGCCCGCTGCTGGACCGTTTCGGCGGCCGCATCGTGGTGAGCCTGGCCGGGCTCGTTACGGTGGCGGGCTCCATCACCTTTGCTCTGGCTCCGGGCTACGGCGCCCTGCTCGCAGGGCGCATCCTCATCGGCATGGGCACTGCCTGCGTCCTGATGGGGGCGCTCAAGGTGTTCACTAACTGGTTCACCTCCCGGGAGTATGCCACCATCTCGGGCCTGATTATTGCCGTGGGGAATGTTGGAAATCTTTGTGCCACGGCCCCTCTGGCCCTGGCGGTATCGCTTGGAGGGTGGCGCTCTCCCTTCCTGGTGGTGGGCGCTCTCCAGCTGGGGCTTACCCTGCTCCTCTTCCGGGTCGTGCGGGATCGGCCGATCGCCGACGGGATAGCAGAGGAGGAGCCCCTCCTGGCCGCGACCCACCGGCCGGTGGGAGCCCTGGCGGGGTGGGGTCTCGTTTTCTCTCGTCCCTCCTTCTGGCTCCTGGCCCTCCTTTCGTTTTTCTGGTACGCCGGCTACATGGCTCTCCAGGGCCTCTGGGGCGGGCCATGGCTCATGGAGGTGATGGGCCTTTCGCGCCAGGGCGCCGGTAACCTGCTTTTGCTTACCTCGGTCGGGTTCATGACCGGCTGCCTCTTCATCGGCCAAGTGACCGACCGGCTGCTCAAGTCCCGTAAATGGACCCTTGTGGCGGGGCAGAGCCTTCTGCTGTTTCTGCTTCTGGTTCTGACCCTCGGCCCGGCGGAGCAGGTGCCCCGCTGGCTTCTGGCCGCCTTCTTCTTCGCAGCGGGGCTGGCGGTTTCATCGGGCGTGGCCATCTATCCCATGATCCGGGAGATGTTTCCCAGCACTCTGTCGGCAACGGCTACCACTGCACTCAATTTTTTCGTCCTGACCGGCGCGGCCGTGGTACAGCAAGTGATGGGGTTCATCATCGGGCGTTTCCCGCGCGGGCCGATGGGCTATCCGGCCGAGGCCTATCACGCAGCCTTTCTGGTACCGGTGACGGGGCTGGCTGTGGCCGTAACCCTGTTCCTCTTCGCCCGCGACACCTCGCCCCGGTGA
- a CDS encoding cytochrome c biogenesis protein ResB has product MLTRIYQSLASLCLGLWLMGGVMALLAVGSFGGEEAAALNAMPLYVWLTRAPLAASWWLWGTLALLTLLTINTILCSIEAIRLRFGKSTLPALVAPQLMHLGFLLIVLAHLLSATGGAKEAMQVYQGSSIGFPDGSTLHVGPISVATGPMGMPADYRAQVRAVTGSRVEEGTVSPNHPFFHGGFGVYLKHAEEHPFPVAVMEIHREPGAGWALAGALLFTAGNGMLLALRRERR; this is encoded by the coding sequence ATGCTGACCAGAATCTATCAATCCCTTGCATCCCTCTGCCTGGGCCTCTGGCTCATGGGAGGAGTCATGGCGCTCCTGGCCGTCGGCTCCTTCGGCGGTGAAGAGGCAGCAGCCCTGAACGCAATGCCCCTCTACGTCTGGCTCACCCGTGCCCCCCTCGCCGCCTCCTGGTGGCTCTGGGGGACCCTGGCGCTCCTGACGCTTCTCACCATCAACACCATCCTCTGCAGCATAGAGGCAATCCGGCTGAGGTTCGGCAAAAGCACCCTGCCAGCGCTGGTGGCTCCGCAACTCATGCACCTGGGCTTCCTGCTCATCGTCCTGGCTCACCTGCTGAGCGCCACGGGGGGCGCCAAGGAGGCCATGCAGGTCTACCAGGGCTCCTCCATCGGGTTTCCGGACGGGAGCACCCTCCATGTGGGGCCCATTTCGGTTGCCACGGGTCCCATGGGGATGCCGGCCGACTATCGCGCCCAGGTGCGCGCCGTGACCGGCAGCCGGGTCGAGGAAGGAACGGTGAGCCCCAACCATCCGTTCTTCCACGGAGGATTCGGCGTCTATCTCAAGCACGCGGAGGAGCACCCCTTCCCCGTGGCTGTCATGGAAATCCACCGGGAGCCAGGGGCCGGCTGGGCCCTGGCCGGCGCCCTCCTCTTCACAGCCGGTAACGGCATGCTCCTGGCGCTCCGACGGGAACGCCGCTAA
- a CDS encoding cytochrome c biogenesis protein, with protein sequence MKWLLVASAALYLFGSFRRPLFALGLGAGLAYLALRGISLGRLPLVGPHDTIAFFSASIGLMTLPFLFSPSLRNSSAFPWATGGTAAVFALFSLAFPALAMPLPPILNTLWFELHVALAFFAYALFTIGAIMGVLFLAGGERRLLDLQYRAALVGYTFFSGSMVAGGIWGYYAWGTYWLWTPKELWTSILWIFYTFWLHLRLRGAGGDRLLAWTGILGFGVMLFTYLGVSMLMKSSHSF encoded by the coding sequence ATGAAATGGCTCCTTGTTGCCTCGGCGGCACTCTATCTCTTCGGTTCGTTCCGACGCCCCCTCTTTGCACTGGGTCTCGGCGCGGGGCTCGCCTATCTGGCCCTCCGCGGCATCTCCCTGGGCCGGTTGCCCCTGGTGGGCCCCCACGACACCATTGCCTTCTTTTCCGCCTCCATCGGGCTCATGACGCTGCCGTTCCTCTTTTCGCCCTCGCTGCGGAACTCTTCCGCCTTCCCTTGGGCAACGGGGGGAACCGCCGCGGTTTTCGCGCTGTTCTCCCTGGCATTTCCCGCCCTCGCCATGCCGCTGCCGCCGATACTCAACACCCTCTGGTTCGAGCTGCACGTGGCGCTTGCCTTCTTCGCCTATGCGCTCTTCACCATCGGGGCCATCATGGGCGTCCTCTTCCTGGCCGGCGGAGAGCGGCGGCTCCTGGATCTCCAGTACCGGGCGGCCCTCGTGGGATACACCTTTTTTTCCGGCTCCATGGTTGCCGGCGGCATCTGGGGATACTATGCCTGGGGGACCTACTGGCTCTGGACGCCCAAGGAGCTCTGGACCTCCATCCTCTGGATATTCTATACCTTCTGGCTCCATCTGCGCCTGAGAGGAGCCGGCGGAGACCGGCTCCTGGCCTGGACCGGCATCCTCGGCTTCGGGGTCATGCTCTTCACCTACCTGGGGGTGAGCATGCTCATGAAAAGTTCGCACAGCTTTTAA
- a CDS encoding phosphoglucomutase/phosphomannomutase family protein: protein MQITFGTDGWRGIIAREFTFDNLSRVAQATMDYLKREGLAARGLVVGYDRRFLSRDFADRVAEIAAGNGIRVWLTDGPAPTPAISWAVHEMKAGAGVMITASHNPPAYNGFKVKESFGGSARPATTRILEEITAANTAAGRGIEERPLAAALADGTVTIFDPREGYCRQLARYVDLDLIRQAAIPLAVDPMHGAGAGVIPELVPGALEIHGDENPGFRGVPPEPTEEHLQELATLVRDGVCRVGLALDGDADRIGAVDENGEFFSSHRIFTVILRHLVERKGLTGGVVKTVSTTRMIDLLAQKYGLPLHETPIGFKHICELMLEHDILMGGEESGGLGVKGHIPERDGVLMGLLLLEAMAMSGKGLRRLLDETMDEIGVFHYQRLDLPIEDAPKAALITRLREERIDAIAGRPVAGTNFRDGFKFMFEDGSWLLIRPSGTEPVLRLYSEAGTPGTVGELLAAGREIAGV from the coding sequence GTGCAGATAACATTCGGCACCGACGGCTGGCGGGGGATCATCGCCCGGGAGTTTACCTTCGACAATCTCTCCCGGGTGGCCCAGGCCACCATGGATTACCTGAAGCGGGAAGGGCTCGCTGCGCGCGGGCTCGTCGTGGGGTATGATCGCCGCTTCCTCTCCCGGGACTTCGCCGACCGCGTGGCCGAGATTGCCGCAGGCAACGGCATCCGGGTCTGGCTGACCGACGGTCCGGCTCCCACTCCGGCCATTTCCTGGGCCGTCCACGAGATGAAGGCGGGCGCCGGCGTCATGATCACCGCCAGCCACAATCCTCCCGCCTATAACGGGTTCAAGGTCAAGGAATCCTTCGGCGGCTCGGCCCGCCCCGCCACCACCAGGATTCTGGAGGAGATCACCGCCGCCAACACCGCTGCCGGCCGAGGCATCGAGGAACGTCCCCTGGCGGCGGCGCTGGCCGATGGTACCGTAACCATCTTCGACCCGCGTGAGGGTTATTGCCGTCAGCTCGCCCGTTACGTGGACCTGGATCTTATCCGCCAGGCCGCCATCCCCCTGGCGGTGGACCCGATGCACGGTGCCGGGGCCGGCGTCATTCCGGAACTCGTGCCCGGCGCCCTGGAGATCCACGGGGATGAGAACCCCGGATTCAGGGGAGTCCCCCCCGAGCCCACCGAAGAGCACCTGCAGGAGCTGGCGACGCTCGTGCGGGACGGCGTCTGCCGGGTGGGACTGGCCCTCGACGGCGACGCGGACCGGATCGGCGCCGTGGACGAAAACGGCGAGTTTTTCTCCTCCCACCGGATCTTCACCGTGATCCTTCGGCACCTGGTGGAGCGCAAGGGCCTCACCGGCGGGGTGGTCAAGACGGTCTCCACCACACGGATGATCGATCTGCTGGCGCAGAAGTACGGGCTTCCCCTCCACGAAACCCCCATCGGCTTCAAGCATATCTGCGAGCTGATGCTCGAGCACGACATCCTCATGGGTGGCGAGGAGTCGGGAGGGCTCGGGGTAAAGGGACACATCCCCGAGCGGGACGGGGTCCTCATGGGGCTCCTGCTTCTGGAAGCCATGGCCATGAGCGGCAAGGGGCTTCGCCGGTTGCTGGACGAAACCATGGACGAAATCGGCGTCTTCCACTACCAGCGGCTCGATCTCCCCATCGAGGATGCCCCCAAGGCAGCCCTCATTACCCGGCTGCGGGAGGAGCGGATCGACGCCATTGCGGGACGGCCGGTGGCCGGCACCAATTTCCGCGACGGCTTCAAGTTCATGTTCGAAGATGGCTCCTGGCTCCTGATCCGCCCGTCAGGGACCGAACCGGTGCTGCGCCTCTACAGCGAGGCCGGCACGCCCGGGACCGTTGGGGAACTACTGGCGGCCGGCCGGGAAATCGCAGGGGTCTGA
- the corA gene encoding magnesium/cobalt transporter CorA translates to MIKAYLRAEDTFRPVAVESDELAELDTDTLVWLDLMSPTTEELATVERCLKLELPTRQESEEIEFSSRYWEDETGIDINTYFLVKQDDKYHNETVSFILKRHFIVTIRFSDHRIFTEFSRRLRLNPRAFRDGADILNGILAMRVDMDADILEALSKSIASIGRKEPQSFDNPTTFLEYITDYEDINITIRENLTDKHRVLSSLLKSTMISEPLKKEFSMMMKDVNSLIISANFNFERLDYLQNLFLNHMSVEQNKVIKIFTVMSVIFLPPTMIASIYGMNYKHMPELEWVFGYPFALSLIVLSAVLPLYIFKKKGWL, encoded by the coding sequence ATGATCAAGGCATACCTTCGCGCGGAAGACACCTTCAGACCGGTGGCAGTGGAGTCCGATGAACTGGCGGAACTGGACACCGATACCCTCGTCTGGCTCGACCTCATGTCCCCCACGACCGAGGAGCTGGCCACGGTTGAGCGTTGCCTCAAGCTGGAACTGCCGACGCGGCAGGAGTCGGAGGAGATCGAGTTCAGCTCCCGCTACTGGGAGGACGAAACCGGCATCGACATCAACACCTACTTCCTCGTGAAGCAGGATGACAAATACCATAACGAAACCGTTTCGTTCATCCTGAAGCGGCACTTCATCGTCACCATCCGGTTCAGCGACCACCGCATCTTCACCGAGTTCTCCCGCCGTCTCCGGCTCAATCCGCGCGCCTTCCGGGACGGGGCCGACATCCTCAACGGGATTCTCGCCATGCGGGTCGACATGGACGCCGACATCCTTGAGGCCCTGTCCAAGTCCATTGCCAGCATCGGCCGGAAAGAGCCCCAGTCCTTCGACAATCCGACCACGTTCCTCGAATACATCACCGACTACGAGGACATCAACATCACCATCCGCGAAAACCTCACGGACAAGCACCGGGTACTCTCGTCGCTCCTGAAGAGCACCATGATCAGCGAGCCCCTAAAGAAAGAATTCAGCATGATGATGAAGGACGTGAACTCCCTCATCATCTCCGCCAACTTCAACTTCGAGCGGCTCGACTACCTGCAGAACCTCTTCCTGAACCACATGAGCGTGGAGCAGAACAAGGTCATCAAGATCTTCACCGTCATGTCGGTCATCTTCCTGCCCCCCACCATGATCGCCAGCATCTACGGCATGAACTACAAGCACATGCCCGAGCTGGAGTGGGTGTTCGGCTATCCATTCGCCCTGAGCCTCATCGTCCTCTCAGCGGTATTGCCCCTCTACATCTTCAAGAAGAAAGGGTGGCTGTAG
- a CDS encoding DUF4139 domain-containing protein: MKPHRIAVLFAVLSLAVPCAAAPVVSTEADQRGVSLTIYNQNLGLVKDRREIRLPKGSGELRFMDVAAQVIPSSVSMAAPEGDGIRVLEQNYEYDLLSPQKLMDKYVGREVKLYQKNPTTEREEVVAATLLSTTGGPVFRIGDEITFGHPGRIIFPGVPDDLIARPTLVWLLESGREAARQVEATYLTNGISWRADYVVTLAEKDDRADLAGWVTIDNRSGATYRDAALKLVAGDINRVREDEGRAKMMRAEAMAAAPAFREESFFEYHLYTLQCPSTIKDNQTKQISLVTAAEIPVRKEFLLRGESYFFHGPAGEPRKEKVAVYTEFGNRRESGLGMPLPRGVARVYKRDGDGSLQFVGEDSIDHTPEKETVRVKLGDAFDVVAERRQTEWRKTASDTYEAAFEIALRNHKAENITVRVVEPVPGDWRILTSSLKPTGGDARAAEFLVPVPKDGEAKLTYRVRMRY, encoded by the coding sequence ATGAAACCACACCGTATTGCCGTTCTGTTCGCGGTCCTTTCCCTTGCCGTTCCGTGCGCCGCCGCTCCCGTCGTTTCCACCGAAGCCGACCAGCGCGGAGTTTCTCTCACCATCTACAACCAGAACCTGGGCCTTGTGAAGGATCGGCGCGAGATCAGGCTCCCCAAGGGGAGTGGCGAACTCCGCTTCATGGACGTGGCGGCCCAGGTGATTCCCTCCAGTGTTTCCATGGCTGCGCCCGAGGGCGACGGAATCCGGGTCCTGGAGCAGAACTACGAGTATGATCTCCTGTCCCCCCAGAAGCTCATGGACAAGTATGTGGGGCGCGAGGTGAAACTCTACCAGAAGAATCCCACCACCGAGCGGGAAGAAGTGGTTGCGGCCACGCTGCTCTCCACCACGGGGGGGCCGGTCTTCCGGATCGGCGACGAGATTACCTTCGGGCATCCGGGGCGAATCATCTTTCCCGGCGTTCCCGACGATCTCATTGCCCGGCCGACCCTGGTCTGGCTCCTGGAGAGCGGTCGGGAGGCGGCGCGGCAGGTGGAGGCCACCTACCTGACCAACGGCATCAGCTGGCGGGCCGATTACGTGGTGACCCTGGCCGAGAAGGACGACCGGGCCGATCTGGCCGGGTGGGTAACCATCGACAACCGCAGCGGCGCCACCTACCGGGATGCCGCCTTGAAACTCGTGGCCGGCGACATCAACCGGGTGCGGGAGGACGAGGGGCGTGCCAAGATGATGCGGGCCGAGGCCATGGCCGCCGCACCCGCCTTCCGGGAGGAGAGTTTCTTTGAATACCATCTCTACACCCTCCAGTGCCCTTCCACCATCAAGGACAACCAGACCAAGCAGATCAGTCTCGTCACGGCTGCGGAGATTCCGGTCCGCAAGGAATTCCTCCTGCGGGGAGAAAGCTACTTCTTCCACGGCCCTGCCGGCGAGCCCCGGAAGGAAAAGGTGGCGGTCTACACCGAGTTCGGCAACCGGCGGGAAAGCGGGCTCGGTATGCCGCTCCCCCGGGGGGTGGCGCGGGTCTACAAGCGTGATGGGGACGGGAGCCTTCAGTTCGTGGGCGAGGACAGCATCGATCATACCCCGGAAAAGGAGACGGTGCGGGTGAAGCTGGGCGACGCCTTTGACGTGGTGGCCGAGCGGCGTCAGACCGAATGGCGCAAGACGGCGTCCGACACCTATGAGGCCGCCTTTGAGATTGCTCTGCGCAACCACAAGGCCGAGAATATAACCGTTCGGGTGGTGGAACCGGTGCCGGGGGACTGGCGAATTCTCACCTCGTCGCTCAAGCCGACCGGCGGGGATGCCCGGGCCGCCGAGTTCCTGGTGCCGGTACCGAAGGATGGGGAGGCAAAGCTTACCTACCGGGTGAGGATGCGGTACTGA
- a CDS encoding peptidylprolyl isomerase produces MFKRLIIALLMSGLFGALLLAGNADAADKAAKAANPVVVMETSLGKIAVELYPDKAPATVKNVLDYVKSGFYDGTIFHRVIPGFMIQGGGFTTDRKQKETRAPIKNEADNGLKNDRGTIAMARTASPDSATAQFFINLVNNENLNRPRPDGYGYAVFGKVIEGMDVVDKIAASPTQRLNMLFANIPVTPVVITSVKIR; encoded by the coding sequence ATGTTCAAGAGACTGATCATCGCCCTGCTCATGAGCGGGCTGTTCGGCGCACTGCTCCTGGCCGGCAACGCCGATGCCGCCGACAAGGCGGCCAAGGCCGCCAATCCCGTGGTGGTTATGGAGACGAGCCTCGGCAAGATCGCCGTGGAGCTCTACCCGGACAAGGCGCCGGCCACGGTGAAGAACGTTCTCGACTACGTCAAGAGCGGCTTCTACGATGGCACCATCTTCCACCGGGTCATCCCCGGCTTCATGATCCAGGGAGGCGGCTTCACCACCGACCGGAAACAGAAGGAGACCAGGGCTCCGATCAAGAACGAGGCGGACAACGGCCTCAAGAACGACCGGGGTACCATTGCCATGGCCCGCACCGCCAGCCCCGACAGCGCCACGGCCCAGTTCTTCATCAACTTGGTGAACAACGAAAACCTGAACCGTCCCCGCCCCGACGGCTACGGCTACGCGGTGTTCGGCAAGGTGATCGAGGGGATGGATGTGGTTGACAAGATTGCCGCCTCCCCCACCCAGCGTCTCAACATGCTCTTCGCCAACATACCGGTGACGCCGGTGGTCATCACCTCCGTCAAGATCCGGTAA
- a CDS encoding lipoprotein, with protein MSRVRQWFFVALVALVAAGCAHNPFNIPREDYEQRVKVLGVAPIFMDADSDIRHPERDTLVTLVREYNRVNEKELVNMLRESGAYFMVRPIEAAAPDELFRTLLFRSERRDDAGVVYNKHFYKPEEIRTLVTQNSVDAVLLVVVSGLTMRDRTFASNLVKYLDTDYNVLTMTAQVLDANGTALWEYPNFRVGSPSTPVLAELQYPDFDQAAANMDERVEVKFKTIPGITRYLGKKEKDILFRERKATAPYYHLFDDMVGLLKPPMDLFNRKDKKDASPAAAAPPSVQAVRPVERPVSQPAAAPAQVASPQPVSDPEPVVAVPEPAPIREVPLDGSGAR; from the coding sequence ATGAGCCGGGTCAGACAGTGGTTTTTCGTGGCGCTGGTGGCACTGGTGGCTGCCGGGTGTGCCCACAACCCCTTCAATATTCCCCGTGAGGACTACGAGCAGCGGGTCAAAGTTCTCGGCGTGGCGCCCATCTTTATGGACGCCGATTCGGATATCCGTCATCCGGAGCGGGATACGCTGGTGACGTTGGTGCGGGAATACAACCGGGTCAACGAGAAGGAACTCGTCAACATGCTCCGGGAGTCCGGTGCCTACTTCATGGTGCGCCCCATCGAGGCCGCCGCTCCTGACGAGCTGTTCCGCACGCTTCTCTTCCGGTCCGAGCGCCGCGACGATGCCGGGGTGGTCTATAACAAACACTTCTATAAGCCCGAGGAAATCAGGACCCTGGTGACCCAGAACAGTGTCGATGCCGTGCTTCTGGTGGTGGTGAGCGGCCTCACCATGCGAGACCGCACCTTTGCCAGCAACCTGGTGAAGTATCTGGATACCGATTACAACGTTCTCACCATGACCGCCCAGGTACTGGACGCCAACGGCACGGCCCTCTGGGAGTACCCCAATTTCCGGGTCGGCAGCCCGTCTACGCCGGTGCTGGCGGAACTTCAATATCCCGACTTCGACCAGGCAGCGGCCAACATGGATGAGCGGGTCGAGGTCAAGTTCAAGACCATTCCGGGAATTACCCGCTATCTGGGGAAGAAGGAAAAGGATATCCTTTTCCGTGAGCGCAAGGCCACTGCTCCCTACTACCACCTCTTTGACGACATGGTGGGGCTGCTCAAGCCACCCATGGACCTGTTCAACAGGAAGGACAAGAAGGATGCCTCGCCCGCGGCAGCTGCTCCGCCGTCCGTACAGGCGGTCCGGCCGGTTGAGCGGCCCGTATCGCAGCCTGCGGCTGCGCCGGCTCAGGTGGCATCTCCTCAGCCCGTATCGGACCCGGAGCCGGTGGTGGCGGTCCCGGAACCCGCACCGATCCGGGAAGTGCCCCTGGATGGAAGCGGCGCGCGCTAG
- a CDS encoding thiolase family protein, producing the protein MRHIPFSPRPVYVAASWMAPVGRYDGRHRARLSFLEMAELAGAVFEGCPVRPRDIEAVVVGSQSPVAFSGVDNTAAKIAGVVGVSGAKSVLIDTASSSGASAFENACLQIASGRCDHVLAIGIQKMSDAPTAEATRIVAGVIDRDEAEFGLTMPACGALVARALMERYGLSFEEWTAFSALLTQRAHRYAALNPDAHLSAEIPLEEYYRQIVTGKNYPYWWPLRYHDFCPMSDGVAAVVLTSDPQDVMVSGVGSATDIPTIADRNYFHSFPATVSAAAEAYGMAGIRDIRQFAGKIHVNMHDPFNGFGPINLVDLGFVPRGRLLDALLDDGYTGENGPFPTNLTGGLKGRGHPLGATGMIQVVENHRMIREGRFTAGLSHSIGGPINNNIVILLERSNHYRHRPHEPFKPWGLPSLGHLKPRQVTVENLLAATGSVEGTFVSGTVRYHFKTGEPELIILIVACRAADGRQYRFLFGIGGENHENFIALTPGDRVRLERSEGHILVNRMPVRKFYQRTMDGLVDLASSGWKVIRGK; encoded by the coding sequence ATGCGACATATTCCCTTCAGTCCACGGCCGGTCTACGTGGCCGCATCCTGGATGGCGCCGGTGGGGCGCTACGACGGCAGACACCGCGCCCGGCTTTCGTTCCTGGAGATGGCAGAGCTGGCCGGGGCGGTTTTCGAAGGATGCCCCGTGCGACCCCGCGACATCGAGGCCGTGGTGGTCGGCTCCCAGAGCCCGGTCGCCTTTTCCGGGGTCGACAATACCGCGGCCAAGATCGCAGGCGTGGTCGGCGTTTCCGGCGCCAAATCGGTGCTGATCGACACCGCATCCTCGTCGGGAGCCTCGGCCTTTGAGAACGCCTGCCTCCAGATCGCCTCGGGCCGCTGCGACCATGTGCTCGCCATCGGCATCCAGAAGATGAGCGATGCCCCCACCGCCGAGGCAACCCGCATCGTGGCCGGAGTCATCGACCGGGACGAAGCCGAGTTCGGGCTGACCATGCCGGCCTGCGGAGCTCTGGTGGCCCGCGCCCTGATGGAGCGGTACGGGCTCTCGTTTGAGGAGTGGACCGCCTTTTCGGCTCTGCTGACCCAGCGGGCCCACCGCTATGCGGCCCTGAATCCCGACGCTCACCTGAGCGCGGAGATCCCCTTGGAGGAGTACTACCGCCAGATCGTCACCGGCAAGAACTATCCCTACTGGTGGCCCCTGCGCTACCACGACTTCTGCCCCATGTCAGACGGGGTGGCCGCCGTGGTCCTCACCAGCGATCCCCAGGATGTGATGGTGTCCGGGGTGGGAAGCGCCACCGATATTCCCACCATTGCCGACCGCAACTACTTTCATTCCTTTCCCGCCACCGTTTCCGCCGCGGCGGAGGCGTACGGCATGGCCGGGATCAGGGACATCCGGCAGTTCGCCGGCAAGATCCACGTGAACATGCATGACCCCTTCAACGGCTTCGGCCCCATCAATCTGGTGGACCTGGGCTTCGTCCCCCGTGGCCGCCTCCTGGATGCCCTGTTGGATGACGGCTATACCGGCGAGAACGGCCCCTTTCCCACCAACCTCACCGGCGGGCTCAAGGGGAGGGGACACCCCCTTGGCGCCACCGGCATGATCCAGGTGGTGGAGAATCACCGCATGATCAGGGAGGGGCGTTTCACGGCCGGTCTTTCCCACTCCATCGGCGGCCCCATCAACAACAACATCGTCATTCTGCTGGAACGGAGCAACCACTATAGGCACCGGCCCCACGAACCGTTCAAGCCCTGGGGGCTCCCCTCCTTGGGGCACCTCAAGCCCCGGCAGGTGACGGTCGAAAACCTCCTGGCCGCCACCGGGTCGGTCGAGGGAACCTTTGTCAGCGGTACCGTGCGCTACCACTTCAAGACGGGTGAGCCCGAACTGATCATCCTGATCGTTGCCTGCCGGGCGGCCGATGGGCGCCAGTATCGCTTTCTGTTCGGCATTGGCGGCGAAAATCACGAGAACTTCATCGCCCTCACGCCGGGGGATCGGGTCAGGCTGGAGCGGAGCGAGGGGCATATCCTCGTCAACCGGATGCCGGTCAGGAAGTTCTACCAGCGGACCATGGACGGCCTGGTTGACCTGGCATCCAGCGGGTGGAAGGTCATCCGGGGGAAGTGA
- a CDS encoding 50S ribosomal protein L11 methyltransferase — protein MIGRIFTPFTVGGFIIVPEDAPLPLGEHIPLIMGKKGAFGSGEHETTASCLEELERIPGLTGMRGLDLGSGTGILAIAAVRLGAASVVAVDIDPKAAASCAANVRLNGVADRVFTVCGELASVGRGLYDLLMANIYADIHLALAGEMVARVRPGGWLLLSGIPLQDKFDVQRRFANLGCIQTDLRIMEDYVTLVMRKA, from the coding sequence ATGATTGGTCGTATCTTCACCCCCTTCACGGTCGGGGGATTCATCATTGTGCCGGAGGACGCGCCCCTGCCTCTGGGGGAGCACATCCCCCTCATCATGGGGAAAAAAGGGGCCTTCGGCTCCGGTGAACATGAAACCACCGCCTCGTGCCTGGAAGAACTGGAGCGGATACCCGGCCTGACCGGCATGCGCGGGCTCGATCTGGGGAGCGGCACCGGCATCCTCGCCATCGCGGCGGTGCGGCTCGGCGCGGCCTCGGTGGTGGCGGTGGACATCGATCCCAAGGCAGCTGCCTCCTGCGCCGCCAACGTACGGCTGAACGGCGTGGCCGACCGGGTCTTTACGGTCTGCGGTGAGCTGGCCTCTGTGGGGCGGGGACTCTACGACCTGCTTATGGCAAATATTTACGCCGATATCCACTTGGCCCTGGCCGGAGAGATGGTGGCGCGCGTCCGCCCCGGCGGCTGGCTGCTCCTCTCCGGGATTCCGCTCCAGGACAAGTTCGACGTGCAGCGGCGGTTTGCCAACCTGGGATGCATCCAGACCGACCTGCGGATCATGGAGGATTACGTCACCCTGGTCATGCGGAAGGCTTGA